The following is a genomic window from Sedimenticola thiotaurini.
AGAGATACCGGCCCGGCTCAGCGCCTGGCTCGGTACATGGTATCCGACGAACGCCTCTTTGGACGGAAACACTATTTTCTTGCCGTTCAGATCGGCCAGTTTCTGCAGCGGAGAATCGATGGGCACCACGATCTGACCCCTGATGGCGGGTCGATTAAGCCGTGCTATGACCTGGAAACCGATCTTTTGTCGTTCCGGCGAGAAGAGGTGATTGGTATAGGCGAAGTCATACTCTCCCGCCAGGGTGCGTTGGGTGGTCTCGGGGGCGGATTGGCCCATAGACAGGGCCAGTGGGATACCGGTCTGCTGACTGATCTCCAGCAGCATCGGGTTCCAGATCTGGGCGGCCACGGTGACCGGGTGTTGATTCAGTACGCCGAACTTCATGGCCTCCGCAGCGTGCAGGGAGCAGCTATACAACAGGCAGAGCATCAGGCCAAAGTGGGTGGGAAATATGCGCAGAATACCGACCTCCTTGTGTCTCCACGGATGAATAACAGGTACGTTCTCTTCTACATCACAGGAAGAGTAACTTCTATTAATTCCTAAATACAACCTTACTAGTATGGCAAATTTGCCGTCGACCGTCGGCTGAACTTCACAAAATATCATGGAGGGGTTGTTCTGATCCCCTTTGTTGGCGAAACTCTGCGCTCAACTATTGGGCCGAGTACCCGGCACCCTGAATTTTGGATACTTTCCGGACAGGTTTTCAGATAACACCATGTTCTCCCTCTCATCCGTGCAGTTTCAGTGGCTGTTGGTGGCTTTGGCGGCCCTGGTACTGGTAGTTCCCCTGCTCCTGTTCCGGCAACGCCTGTCGGCTTCCCTGAAACAGTATCAGCTCCGTCAGGCCATCCGGCGCCTGGGCCCCAAGGTACACCGGGATCTGCTGGTGCCGGACGGTCTCGATGGTGTACTGGTAACCGACTATGTGGTGTTGACCCACAAGGGGATTCTGCTGGTCATGGTCAACTGGTACGAAGGCAACATCTTCGGCGGTAAGGATACGGATCAGTGGGCCCAGGTGTGGCGCGGTGCCTCCAACCGTTTTCCCAATCCCCTGCATGAGCTGCAGCTGATCAGTGCCACGGTGAAATCCCTGGTGCCCAATATCCCGGTCAGCGGTATTGTGCTGTTTGCCGGGGATTGCCGGTTTCCCAAGGATAAACCGGCGGGGGCCTGCCTGCTGGATGATCTGCCGCGTCAGCGCCGCAAGCAGGTGGTGCCGCCCCGTTTTGAGACCGCCTGGGAACTGCTGCTGGCCAAAGCGGATATGCTCAGCGTCAACTGAGCGGCGCTTCCCGTTGCGGCATCTGGCTCAGTTGCCGGCTGATCAACTGGGAACCGAGCAGGGACAGTACCACGTAAATGGCGAAGAACCAGAGACCGGCCTGCACTTCCGCCTGGGTCAGACCTCCGGCGTTACTGGAGAAGTAGGCCACCAGGATGGCCACCACGAACACATCGGCCATGGACCACTTGCCCAGGTGGTGACTCAGGTGCAGACCGCGCAGGGAGAGATGATGGGTGCGGCTGAACAGGGTCAACCAGGCGACGCCGGTCTTCAGCAGGGGCAGCACCACACTGAACAGCAGCAGCAACAGCGCCAGCCAGCGGTTGCCGTGTTCCCAGAGACCACTGACGGTGGTGAGTATCCCCTTCGACTGGAACTGCAGCACGGTCTCGCCCAGCACTGGCAGGGTCTTACTTACTTCCACCGACAGGATCGGTGTGGTCAGGCCCACCATCAATGCCACCACACCCACTGTCAGCAT
Proteins encoded in this region:
- a CDS encoding phosphate/phosphite/phosphonate ABC transporter substrate-binding protein, with protein sequence MKFGVLNQHPVTVAAQIWNPMLLEISQQTGIPLALSMGQSAPETTQRTLAGEYDFAYTNHLFSPERQKIGFQVIARLNRPAIRGQIVVPIDSPLQKLADLNGKKIVFPSKEAFVGYHVPSQALSRAGISVSSAFAGNQEGAMRQLATGIVDAAAVNDRVMHAFAMRTKFRYRVLWRSEPYPDLAVMAHPRVPAGMVARVRDALLSMHQRDSGRRALENANRFLRSTEPLIFVPASNADYAPYSRFWREQAEQP
- a CDS encoding paraquat-inducible protein A, which translates into the protein MNKPIHRLLLVLLLIGLAACAWKIWQQATAYEQQTLAIIQQLQASSQLESSGRQLLEALSFGLYDGYSQQLEALNQQKSLQAAYKASVDQLTLLFLVDGALLLLIAWLLRHRTGDLGYAMLTVGVVALMVGLTTPILSVEVSKTLPVLGETVLQFQSKGILTTVSGLWEHGNRWLALLLLLFSVVLPLLKTGVAWLTLFSRTHHLSLRGLHLSHHLGKWSMADVFVVAILVAYFSSNAGGLTQAEVQAGLWFFAIYVVLSLLGSQLISRQLSQMPQREAPLS
- a CDS encoding nuclease-related domain-containing protein, translated to MFSLSSVQFQWLLVALAALVLVVPLLLFRQRLSASLKQYQLRQAIRRLGPKVHRDLLVPDGLDGVLVTDYVVLTHKGILLVMVNWYEGNIFGGKDTDQWAQVWRGASNRFPNPLHELQLISATVKSLVPNIPVSGIVLFAGDCRFPKDKPAGACLLDDLPRQRRKQVVPPRFETAWELLLAKADMLSVN